In Quercus robur chromosome 10, dhQueRobu3.1, whole genome shotgun sequence, a genomic segment contains:
- the LOC126701869 gene encoding germin-like protein subfamily T member 2, producing the protein MIFILQPQNQPKTYLLQSCTLKKKQEFLAAMMKSSNSPLYLLSCLLMLLLLPVPSLSADPDSLQDFCVADLNASISINGFPCIPASKVNASDFFFDLSKEGVTNTSNLNSSVTPANVLAFPAVNTLGISMNRVDFGPGGLNPPHSHPRATEMGLVVEGSILVGFVTTSNVYYSKVLTAGEVFVIPTGLVHFQKNVGNGKGIVFTSFNSQMPGVVISSTTLFGSQPPMPNEVLTQAFQVDDAVVNSIKSKFGS; encoded by the coding sequence ATGATCTTCATTCTTCAACcacaaaaccaaccaaaaacttatcttttacAATCTTgtactctcaaaaaaaaacagGAGTTTCTAGCAGCCATGATGAAATCATCAAACTCACCCCTCTACCTGCTATCTTGCCTTCTAATGTTACTGCTTCTCCCGGTGCCTTCCCTATCAGCTGACCCTGATTCGTTACAGGACTTTTGTGTTGCAGATTTGAATGCATCCATATCAATCAATGGATTTCCTTGCATACCTGCCTCAAAAGTTAATGCAAgtgattttttctttgatctgAGCAAAGAGGGTGTCACTAACACATCAAACTTAAACTCCAGTGTCACTCCTGCAAACGTCCTTGCATTTCCTGCTGTTAACACTCTTGGGATTTCAATGAACCGTGTAGACTTTGGCCCTGGAGGACTCAATCCACCACACTCTCACCCTCGTGCAACTGAGATGGGTTTGGTTGTTGAAGGGAGCATACTTGTGGGGTTTGTGACAACTTCCAATGTGTATTACTCTAAGGTTTTGACCGCTGGAGAGGTCTTTGTCATTCCTACGGGACTTGTACACTTCCAAAAGAATGTTGGAAACGGGAAAGGTATTGTCTTCACTTCTTTCAATAGTCAAATGCCAGGGGTTGTGATTTCCTCAACAACTCTCTTTGGTTCACAACCCCCAATGCCTAATGAAGTGTTAACTCAGGCGTTCCAAGTAGACGATGCTGTTGTCAATagcataaaatctaaatttggTTCTTAA
- the LOC126701868 gene encoding germin-like protein subfamily T member 2, whose protein sequence is MMKSSNSPLHLLSCLLMLLLLPVPSLSADPDSLQDFCVADLNASISINGFPCIPASKVNASDFFFDLSKEGVTNTSNLNSSVTPANVLAFPAVNTLGISMNRVDFGPGGLNPPHSHPRATEMGLVVEGSILVGFVTTSNVYYSKVLTAGEVFVIPRGLVHFQRNVGNGKGIVFTSFNSQMPGVVISSTTLFGSQPPMPNEVLTQAFQVDDAVVNSIKSKFGS, encoded by the coding sequence ATGATGAAATCATCAAACTCACCCCTCCACCTGCTATCTTGCCTTCTAATGTTACTGCTTCTCCCGGTGCCTTCCCTATCAGCTGACCCTGATTCGTTACAGGACTTTTGTGTTGCAGATTTGAATGCATCCATATCAATCAACGGATTTCCTTGCATACCTGCCTCAAAAGTTAATGCAAgtgattttttctttgatctgAGCAAAGAGGGTGTCACTAACACATCAAACTTAAACTCCAGTGTCACTCCTGCAAACGTCCTTGCATTTCCTGCTGTTAACACCCTTGGGATTTCAATGAACCGTGTAGACTTTGGCCCTGGAGGACTCAATCCACCACACTCTCACCCTCGTGCAACTGAGATGGGTTTGGTTGTTGAAGGGAGCATACTTGTGGGGTTTGTGACAACTTCCAATGTGTATTACTCTAAGGTTTTGACTGCGGGAGAGGTCTTTGTCATTCCTAGGGGACTTGTACACTTCCAAAGGAATGTTGGAAACGGGAAAGGTATTGTCTTCACTTCTTTCAATAGTCAAATGCCAGGGGTTGTGATTTCCTCAACAACTCTCTTTGGTTCACAACCCCCAATGCCTAATGAAGTGTTAACTCAGGCGTTCCAAGTAGACGATGCTGTTGTCAATagcataaaatctaaatttggTTCTTAA